In Nostoc sp. CENA543, a single genomic region encodes these proteins:
- a CDS encoding sodium-dependent bicarbonate transport family permease: MDFVSLFFTDFIKQLQSPTLAFLIGGMVIAALGSELVIPEAICSIIVFMLLTKIGLTGGIAIRNSNLAAMVFPMIFAVITGITIVFIARYTLAKLPKVKVVDAIATGGLFGAVSGSTMAAALTVLDEQKMAYEAWAGALYPFMDIPALVTAIVVANIYINKKKRKEAAHSFSDQLVAAGDYPDQKDYPSSRQEYLSQQKGEGDNRVKIWPIIEESLRGPALSAMLLGLALGLFAQPESVYKSFYDPAFRGLLSILMLVMGMEAWSRVGELRKVAQWYVVYSLVAPFVHGLIAFGLGMIAHKLAGFSMGGVVVLAVIAASSSDISGPPTLRAGIPSANPSAYIGASTAIGTPVAIGLCIPFFLGLAQAIGG; this comes from the coding sequence GTGGATTTTGTGTCCTTATTTTTCACGGACTTTATTAAGCAGTTGCAGTCCCCAACGCTGGCGTTTCTGATTGGTGGGATGGTCATTGCCGCCCTTGGTAGCGAATTGGTAATTCCAGAGGCGATTTGTTCGATCATCGTCTTCATGCTGCTCACCAAAATCGGTCTGACTGGTGGAATTGCGATCCGCAATTCCAACCTAGCGGCTATGGTCTTTCCCATGATCTTTGCTGTCATAACAGGGATTACGATTGTATTCATTGCGCGCTATACATTAGCCAAGCTGCCGAAGGTCAAAGTTGTTGATGCGATCGCTACTGGGGGTTTGTTTGGTGCCGTGAGTGGCTCTACGATGGCTGCCGCTCTGACGGTACTGGACGAACAAAAAATGGCATACGAGGCATGGGCGGGCGCACTTTATCCCTTCATGGATATCCCCGCGCTCGTAACTGCGATTGTTGTGGCTAACATTTACATCAACAAGAAGAAGCGTAAAGAAGCAGCCCACTCTTTCAGCGATCAGCTTGTTGCGGCTGGTGATTATCCCGATCAAAAAGATTATCCCAGCAGTCGGCAGGAGTATCTCAGCCAGCAGAAAGGGGAAGGCGATAATCGGGTCAAGATATGGCCAATTATCGAGGAAAGCCTCCGAGGCCCTGCCCTATCGGCAATGTTGCTTGGTCTTGCCCTGGGACTGTTCGCCCAACCGGAAAGTGTCTATAAAAGCTTCTATGATCCTGCTTTTCGTGGCTTACTTTCGATCTTGATGCTGGTCATGGGTATGGAGGCTTGGTCAAGGGTTGGAGAACTGCGTAAGGTAGCTCAGTGGTACGTTGTGTATAGTTTGGTGGCACCGTTTGTGCATGGGTTAATTGCCTTCGGTCTTGGTATGATTGCCCACAAATTGGCGGGATTCAGCATGGGTGGTGTCGTGGTTCTGGCTGTGATCGCTGCCTCTAGTTCTGACATCTCAGGCCCGCCCACCTTGCGAGCCGGTATCCCATCAGCCAATCCATCCGCCTATATAGGAGCGTCCACAGCCATCGGTACGCCAGTTGCGATCGGTTTGTGTATACCGTTCTTCCTCGGACTTGCTCAGGCGATCGGCGGCTAA
- a CDS encoding P-II family nitrogen regulator, translating into MAKHANKLVIVTEKVLMKKVAHIIDECGATGYTVVDTGGKGSRNVRSTGKPNVSDTDSNVKFEVLTETREMAEKIADKVAISFFTDYAGIIYICEAEVLYGRHFCGPEGC; encoded by the coding sequence ATGGCCAAGCATGCCAACAAGCTCGTCATCGTCACGGAAAAGGTGCTGATGAAAAAGGTCGCCCATATCATTGATGAATGTGGGGCGACTGGTTATACAGTGGTAGATACTGGCGGTAAAGGCAGTCGCAACGTGCGCTCTACTGGTAAACCCAACGTTTCTGACACCGATTCCAATGTCAAGTTCGAGGTACTCACCGAAACCAGGGAGATGGCAGAGAAGATTGCCGACAAGGTCGCAATTAGTTTTTTCACCGATTATGCTGGCATTATCTATATCTGTGAAGCAGAGGTACTTTACGGGAGACATTTCTGTGGACCAGAGGGCTGTTAA
- a CDS encoding GGDEF domain-containing protein: protein MKTSILVFGSHEFLATLPDQIHDASTFNLKVSIDFNQAVLHIQIVQPDVIFVQASCQDSIRVCRWLKEQNQLSWIHCILLEDRPQQLIDKSLSSWEWEFEMMANALNQGADAYIWLLTEETNNRLTTATKILILSQLTVGVRKVKKYRELMNTNDILSAIALADSLTDLNNRRALEWDLPRQINKARSQDTPLSLIILDVDFFKKVNDQHGHLVGDRLLQLLCSRLRHNLRSQDTAFRYGGEEFVVLLPHTNGDEALTVAERLNRIVREQTFAINSQLHLQITISLGVAILQPDDDEKGINLLHRADQCLLAAKASGRNRVITWGQYSQASSLETVSGISRGMGV from the coding sequence ATGAAAACCAGCATTCTGGTCTTTGGAAGTCATGAATTTCTTGCCACGCTTCCTGATCAGATTCATGATGCCAGCACTTTTAATTTAAAAGTGTCTATTGACTTTAATCAGGCAGTGTTGCACATCCAAATTGTGCAGCCAGATGTCATATTTGTGCAGGCAAGTTGTCAGGATAGCATCAGAGTTTGTCGGTGGTTGAAAGAACAAAACCAGCTATCCTGGATACATTGTATTTTGCTAGAGGATCGTCCTCAGCAGCTAATCGATAAAAGCCTAAGCAGTTGGGAGTGGGAGTTCGAGATGATGGCTAATGCACTAAATCAAGGTGCAGATGCCTATATTTGGTTATTAACTGAAGAGACTAATAATCGTCTAACAACTGCCACCAAAATTTTAATTCTCAGTCAATTAACAGTTGGTGTGCGGAAAGTCAAAAAGTATCGTGAGTTGATGAACACAAATGATATTCTCTCAGCGATCGCCCTAGCAGATTCACTCACAGATTTAAATAATCGTCGCGCCCTAGAATGGGATTTACCCAGACAAATCAATAAAGCCCGTAGTCAAGATACTCCCCTAAGCTTGATTATTTTGGATGTAGACTTTTTCAAAAAAGTAAATGATCAGCATGGGCATTTAGTAGGCGATCGCCTGTTGCAATTACTGTGTAGTCGGCTACGTCATAATTTACGTAGTCAAGACACAGCTTTTCGCTATGGAGGAGAAGAATTTGTTGTACTTTTACCCCACACCAACGGTGACGAAGCTTTAACTGTCGCAGAACGTCTGAACCGGATAGTTAGAGAACAAACCTTTGCAATTAACAGTCAGTTACATTTGCAGATCACCATTAGTTTAGGTGTAGCCATTTTGCAACCCGACGACGACGAAAAAGGGATAAATTTGTTACATCGTGCTGACCAGTGTCTCCTGGCTGCAAAAGCATCTGGTAGAAACAGGGTCATTACTTGGGGACAATATTCTCAAGCTTCCAGTTTAGAGACTGTTTCTGGAATCAGTAGGGGTATGGGGGTGTAA
- a CDS encoding ATP-dependent Zn protease codes for MSQTALNLVAISVFLMTLSALLGPLINLSPAIPAITTFTILGIATIDSFSLQGKGGALLLDWIAGFSPQHRDRIIHHEAGHFLVAHLLGIPVTGYTLSAWEALKQGQSGLGGVTFDDQEIALQLQQGKITTQMLDRYCTVWMAGIAAESLVYERAEGGNDDQSKLASVLKVLGFSESTYQQKKRFHALQAKTLLQENWSSYQALVQAMRQRGTVADCQKAIVTEV; via the coding sequence ATGAGCCAAACTGCCCTGAATCTAGTTGCCATATCCGTGTTTCTGATGACGTTATCGGCATTGTTGGGGCCTTTAATTAACTTATCCCCTGCAATTCCGGCAATTACGACCTTCACAATTTTGGGTATAGCTACTATTGATAGTTTCAGTTTGCAAGGTAAGGGTGGTGCGCTGCTGTTAGATTGGATTGCGGGATTTTCTCCACAACATCGCGATCGCATTATTCACCACGAAGCTGGACATTTCCTAGTCGCCCACTTGTTGGGAATTCCCGTCACAGGCTATACCCTCAGCGCGTGGGAAGCCCTAAAACAAGGACAATCAGGCCTTGGTGGTGTAACTTTTGATGATCAAGAAATAGCTTTGCAACTACAGCAGGGCAAAATCACCACCCAAATGCTAGATCGCTACTGCACTGTTTGGATGGCGGGGATCGCCGCAGAAAGCTTAGTTTATGAACGTGCGGAAGGTGGTAATGATGATCAAAGCAAGTTAGCTAGTGTGTTAAAAGTTTTGGGTTTTTCAGAATCAACCTATCAACAAAAGAAAAGATTTCACGCCCTACAAGCGAAAACTCTTTTACAAGAAAACTGGTCTAGTTACCAAGCTTTAGTCCAGGCGATGAGACAACGCGGTACAGTTGCAGACTGCCAAAAAGCTATTGTGACAGAGGTGTAA
- a CDS encoding cation:proton antiporter, translating into MAPIPSLGTVVAEDSPIILSSVLLTLVVIYLASKFGAEVARRLDFPPVLGELVAGVIVGVSALHLVIFPEGGLSASDSVIMRALQGLNQLAPDALTRIFESQSEVISVLAEIGVIILLFEIGLESDLRQLKEVGIQATVVACVGVAAPFAAGTAGLMIFFHVAAIPAIFAGAALTATSIGITSKVLSELGQLKSKEGQIIVGAAVIDDVLGIIVLAVVASLAKTGEIDVANVIYLIVSATAFLMGSILLGGVFNKSFVAVVEQLKTRGNIVIPAFIFAFFMAFLGNAIHLEAILGAFAAGLVLDETDPRNELDELIKPIADLLVPIFFVTVGARADLGVLNPAVPENRAGLLIATFLIAVAIIGKLITGWAVFGQPGINRVAIGVGMIPRGEVGLVFAGIGSASGILDKPLEVSIIIMVILTTFLAPPFLRVAFGSSTNPIPESTKAVETASE; encoded by the coding sequence ATGGCTCCAATACCATCCCTGGGGACTGTTGTTGCTGAAGATTCACCCATTATTCTGTCTAGCGTATTGCTGACGCTGGTAGTGATTTATCTGGCCAGCAAGTTCGGCGCAGAGGTCGCTAGACGCTTGGATTTTCCGCCCGTATTGGGGGAACTGGTAGCCGGTGTGATTGTCGGCGTTTCGGCGTTGCACTTGGTGATCTTTCCTGAAGGGGGGCTATCTGCCTCTGACTCAGTGATTATGAGGGCGTTGCAAGGATTGAATCAATTGGCACCGGATGCGCTGACCCGAATCTTTGAGTCGCAAAGTGAAGTGATTTCGGTTCTAGCTGAAATCGGTGTGATTATTCTGCTGTTTGAAATTGGACTAGAATCCGATCTGCGGCAACTGAAGGAAGTGGGAATTCAAGCTACGGTTGTCGCCTGTGTCGGAGTCGCAGCACCTTTTGCGGCAGGTACGGCAGGGTTAATGATATTCTTTCATGTTGCAGCAATTCCAGCGATTTTTGCGGGGGCGGCGTTAACGGCAACGAGTATCGGTATTACCTCTAAAGTATTGTCAGAGTTAGGTCAACTCAAATCCAAAGAAGGGCAAATCATTGTTGGCGCGGCGGTAATTGATGATGTCCTCGGCATTATTGTCTTGGCTGTAGTTGCAAGTTTAGCCAAAACCGGTGAGATTGATGTTGCCAATGTCATTTACTTGATTGTCAGTGCTACGGCATTCTTGATGGGATCAATTTTATTGGGGGGTGTCTTTAACAAAAGTTTTGTGGCGGTTGTGGAACAGCTCAAAACTCGTGGAAATATTGTAATTCCAGCATTCATCTTCGCTTTCTTTATGGCATTTTTAGGTAACGCCATTCATCTCGAAGCGATTTTGGGTGCCTTTGCTGCGGGTTTGGTACTCGATGAAACAGATCCCCGGAACGAATTGGATGAATTAATTAAACCGATCGCCGATTTACTGGTACCCATCTTTTTTGTGACGGTGGGAGCGCGTGCCGACCTCGGTGTTTTAAACCCGGCGGTACCGGAGAATCGGGCGGGTCTGTTGATTGCAACGTTTTTGATCGCCGTGGCGATTATCGGCAAGCTGATCACAGGTTGGGCAGTGTTTGGACAACCTGGCATCAATCGAGTAGCGATCGGGGTTGGAATGATTCCACGAGGTGAGGTAGGTCTAGTGTTTGCCGGCATCGGTTCAGCTAGCGGCATTTTGGATAAGCCACTGGAAGTGTCGATTATTATCATGGTAATTTTGACGACTTTCCTGGCTCCACCTTTTTTACGGGTTGCCTTTGGTTCATCCACAAACCCCATCCCAGAATCTACCAAGGCTGTAGAAACAGCAAGTGAGTAA
- a CDS encoding DUF4336 domain-containing protein — protein sequence MMTSRVKSISENPQDWFWPFWLALPLYPYYKRRTICQEVVKDTIWTFDQLHGILYAIVPIRMTVIKLDAGGLLVYAPVAATSECIKLVKELVARHGEVKYIILPTSSGLEHKVFVGPFARCFPQAQVFIAPHQWSFPWNMPLSWLGFPQKRTQILPEDSSQAPFGDELDYAILDINLGGGAFVEVAMLHKRSRTLLVTDTVLSIPEDPPTISQLDPYPLLFHAREHAQQTIADNPTNRRQGWQRICLFAVYFRPSALQITGLWQMFRDAMQAPDHSHKAYFGLFPFRWQENWQHSFNALRGHGRPFVAPILQTLILPQDPNQVIDWANRVAKWDFQQIIACHFDAPFAANPDQFRQAFAFLENNPSRINLQPLLETDMQFIKDLENNLVQRGIATPAKGLSN from the coding sequence ATGATGACATCACGGGTAAAGTCAATAAGTGAGAATCCTCAAGATTGGTTTTGGCCGTTCTGGTTGGCTTTGCCACTTTATCCCTACTACAAACGGCGGACAATTTGTCAAGAAGTAGTTAAAGATACTATTTGGACATTTGATCAACTGCATGGCATTCTCTACGCTATAGTTCCCATTCGCATGACGGTGATCAAACTAGATGCAGGTGGTTTGTTAGTTTATGCACCTGTAGCGGCAACGTCAGAGTGTATCAAACTAGTTAAGGAGTTGGTCGCTAGGCACGGAGAAGTTAAGTACATTATTTTACCAACTAGTTCAGGTTTAGAACATAAAGTATTTGTAGGGCCATTTGCGAGATGTTTTCCCCAAGCCCAAGTATTCATTGCCCCTCACCAGTGGAGTTTCCCCTGGAATATGCCCCTGAGTTGGCTAGGATTTCCCCAAAAACGCACACAGATATTACCAGAGGATAGTAGTCAAGCTCCCTTTGGTGATGAGTTAGACTATGCAATTTTAGACATTAATTTGGGGGGAGGCGCATTTGTAGAAGTGGCGATGTTGCATAAGCGATCGCGTACTCTCCTGGTTACTGATACAGTATTATCCATACCCGAAGATCCACCCACCATTAGCCAATTAGACCCCTACCCTCTGCTATTCCACGCCAGAGAACACGCACAGCAAACAATAGCAGATAACCCCACCAACCGCCGCCAAGGATGGCAACGCATTTGTTTATTTGCCGTTTACTTCCGTCCTAGCGCGCTGCAAATCACTGGTTTATGGCAGATGTTTCGTGATGCGATGCAAGCACCAGATCACTCACATAAAGCTTACTTTGGCTTATTCCCGTTTCGCTGGCAAGAAAACTGGCAGCATTCATTTAACGCACTGCGAGGTCATGGTAGACCATTTGTCGCCCCTATTTTACAAACTCTGATTCTGCCCCAAGACCCGAATCAAGTAATTGACTGGGCAAATCGAGTTGCCAAATGGGATTTTCAGCAGATTATCGCCTGTCATTTTGATGCACCATTTGCAGCTAATCCTGATCAATTTCGCCAAGCCTTTGCTTTTTTGGAGAACAACCCCTCTAGGATAAATTTGCAACCTCTACTAGAAACAGATATGCAATTCATCAAGGATTTAGAAAACAATCTAGTGCAGCGAGGTATCGCCACGCCAGCTAAGGGACTTTCAAATTAA
- a CDS encoding cysteine hydrolase family protein, producing MNQPLRMLGVAPNAWMVNQAIADITRPPKTPYPVILSTETKTLRLDLAKTAILVIDMQNDFCHPDGWLAHIGVDVTPARQAIAPLKNLLPELRTVNVPVIWINWGNRPDLLNISAASRHVYNPTGDGVGLGDPLPKNSAKVLTAGSWAAAVVEELTQLPEDICVDKYRMSGFWDTPLDSILRNLGITTLFFAGVNADQCVLTTLCDANFLGYDCILIKDCTATTSPDYCWLATLYNVKQCFGFVSDSQAIFTAINHPESTGGE from the coding sequence ATGAATCAGCCTTTGCGGATGTTGGGAGTTGCACCGAATGCGTGGATGGTGAATCAGGCGATCGCAGATATCACCCGTCCCCCAAAAACTCCATATCCTGTCATCCTTTCCACAGAAACCAAAACCCTACGCTTAGACTTAGCAAAAACAGCCATCCTCGTCATTGATATGCAAAACGATTTTTGCCATCCTGATGGGTGGTTAGCGCATATCGGTGTGGATGTGACTCCGGCGCGTCAGGCGATCGCACCTTTAAAAAATTTACTCCCAGAACTACGCACAGTCAATGTACCCGTAATTTGGATTAATTGGGGGAATCGTCCCGACTTACTCAATATCAGCGCGGCTTCTCGCCATGTCTACAACCCCACAGGTGATGGTGTGGGTTTGGGTGATCCATTGCCGAAAAATAGTGCTAAGGTACTAACAGCAGGGAGTTGGGCGGCGGCTGTAGTTGAAGAACTTACCCAATTACCAGAAGACATTTGTGTTGATAAATACCGCATGAGTGGCTTTTGGGATACGCCTTTAGATAGCATCCTCCGCAATTTAGGAATAACAACATTATTTTTTGCTGGTGTGAATGCGGATCAATGTGTATTAACAACACTGTGTGATGCCAATTTTTTAGGCTATGACTGCATTTTAATTAAAGATTGTACAGCTACAACATCTCCCGATTATTGTTGGCTAGCAACGTTATACAACGTCAAACAATGTTTTGGTTTTGTCAGTGATTCACAAGCAATTTTCACAGCTATAAATCATCCTGAAAGCACAGGAGGGGAATGA
- a CDS encoding DUF1963 domain-containing protein, whose product MDTPPLLRDLPSQFEPLRPFLESDLQPYIKIHVGEEVEWLNAAWDGDPLAPWESKIGGYPYLPPGTDYPRDRETGEMMMFLMQVNCAELPIIDGLNLPRKGILQFYSGLDVPMDQLSPEQHRILYFPEIIQDRNNLITDFSFLAEFAYQREWYEEIYSLTFSVQLGVFCVTRDGYGKTFDIPEALKTLYHEFEVDRQVTSDLRVNKLGGEVEFHSYVSETVGEAKGQLLLELNHPYDSCDYFYFFIEDSDLANLDFSKVESYFMRT is encoded by the coding sequence ATGGATACTCCACCTCTTCTGCGTGATTTACCATCTCAGTTCGAGCCACTGCGACCTTTTCTAGAATCCGACTTGCAACCCTATATCAAAATCCATGTGGGAGAAGAGGTTGAATGGCTGAATGCGGCTTGGGATGGAGATCCCTTAGCACCCTGGGAGAGTAAAATTGGAGGCTACCCTTACCTACCGCCAGGAACAGACTATCCCCGCGATCGCGAAACAGGTGAGATGATGATGTTTCTGATGCAGGTAAACTGTGCGGAATTGCCAATCATCGACGGGTTGAACTTACCACGAAAGGGGATTTTGCAGTTTTACTCTGGCTTAGATGTGCCGATGGATCAGCTGAGTCCTGAACAACATCGTATTCTCTACTTCCCTGAAATTATTCAGGACAGAAATAACTTAATCACTGACTTCAGCTTTTTAGCAGAGTTTGCTTACCAACGAGAGTGGTATGAGGAAATTTACTCATTAACCTTTTCTGTACAACTAGGTGTATTTTGTGTTACTCGCGATGGGTATGGTAAGACCTTCGATATTCCTGAAGCACTGAAAACGCTCTATCACGAATTTGAAGTTGATAGACAGGTAACAAGTGATCTGCGTGTCAATAAACTCGGTGGAGAAGTAGAGTTTCACTCCTATGTCAGCGAAACGGTAGGAGAGGCGAAAGGACAATTGCTCTTGGAACTTAACCACCCATATGACAGTTGTGATTATTTTTACTTTTTTATTGAGGATAGTGATTTAGCCAATTTAGACTTTAGCAAGGTCGAATCTTATTTTATGCGTACATAG
- a CDS encoding NAD(P)/FAD-dependent oxidoreductase, translated as MNNLYKKNVVIIGGGPAGLGAALMLAKRGWKEITVIEKRPSADYYEPDKSFSYQIDGRGQKFTDLLELTTKLADLSVPNTDFYLTIIQKDGTRKTSKLPIADSQRKTAYWLPRASFVQLLYQEIQQRWSDNIQVLFNTECVEIKQNLERLEVVTQSSTGEKQTFMPTLIVGCDGLNSIVRQTLNEMTGQSDLFGMQKFSSPSAGLKYKVLTLPPQFPLSESEGDVSQSTMAYAIRSAFKERKKAISLGLLPLKNQEQPRTANIITYGDHDIWQLKTKEEVEDFFKRAFPQLPIEKIMLPEEIARFTSSEGGKFPMPQYCSGLYKIWGKPEINQGTAVILLGDAVHCFPPDIGQGVNSALEDIYILWDLLNTNQDNISQALPRYQDLRHPDIKALIRLVQISYPWQYNQDILQKRLWSINFFARLILNRLLPFLFSNHSFLLIQNHELSYSDILAKSERTTQLLWVLGGLIILILFLGLMNLINLI; from the coding sequence ATGAATAATTTATACAAAAAAAATGTTGTCATTATCGGAGGAGGCCCTGCGGGATTAGGTGCAGCTTTAATGTTAGCTAAAAGAGGCTGGAAAGAGATTACGGTTATTGAAAAAAGACCATCAGCAGATTATTATGAACCAGATAAATCATTTAGTTATCAAATTGATGGTCGAGGTCAGAAATTCACCGATTTATTAGAGCTAACTACTAAACTCGCTGATTTGAGCGTCCCTAACACTGACTTTTACTTAACCATTATCCAAAAAGACGGCACACGCAAAACAAGTAAACTACCCATTGCCGATTCTCAACGCAAAACAGCCTACTGGCTACCAAGAGCATCGTTTGTACAATTACTTTATCAAGAAATTCAACAGCGTTGGTCAGATAATATTCAGGTTCTATTTAATACTGAATGTGTAGAGATTAAACAAAATCTAGAGCGTTTAGAAGTTGTTACCCAATCTTCCACAGGGGAAAAACAGACCTTCATGCCAACCTTGATAGTAGGTTGTGATGGATTAAACTCTATTGTCCGTCAAACTCTTAATGAAATGACAGGTCAATCAGATTTATTTGGGATGCAAAAATTTTCCTCTCCTAGTGCTGGTCTAAAATATAAAGTCCTTACCTTACCGCCTCAATTCCCTTTATCAGAAAGCGAAGGGGATGTATCACAATCTACGATGGCTTATGCTATTAGATCCGCTTTTAAGGAACGTAAAAAAGCCATTTCTTTGGGATTATTACCATTAAAGAATCAGGAACAGCCAAGAACGGCAAATATTATTACCTATGGAGATCATGACATCTGGCAATTAAAAACCAAAGAAGAGGTTGAAGATTTTTTTAAACGAGCTTTTCCCCAGTTACCCATAGAAAAAATTATGCTTCCTGAAGAAATAGCTAGATTTACGTCCAGTGAAGGGGGTAAATTTCCCATGCCTCAATACTGTTCAGGATTGTATAAAATCTGGGGTAAACCGGAAATCAACCAAGGAACAGCCGTAATTTTATTGGGAGATGCAGTTCATTGTTTTCCTCCCGACATCGGACAAGGTGTTAATTCTGCCTTAGAAGATATCTATATTTTATGGGACTTATTAAACACCAATCAAGATAATATTTCTCAAGCACTGCCTCGCTATCAAGACCTAAGACATCCAGATATTAAAGCCTTAATTCGTTTAGTACAAATTAGTTATCCTTGGCAATATAATCAAGATATTTTGCAAAAAAGACTGTGGAGTATTAATTTTTTTGCACGCTTAATTTTGAATCGTTTATTACCTTTTTTATTCAGTAACCACTCCTTTTTATTGATTCAGAATCATGAACTTTCTTATTCAGACATTCTCGCTAAAAGTGAGCGTACTACTCAATTGTTATGGGTGTTGGGAGGATTAATTATATTGATTTTATTCTTGGGGTTGATGAATTTAATTAACCTCATATAA
- a CDS encoding cupin domain-containing protein — protein sequence MRATRCVIPIIKSPQDYQVYRISPHDTNRLAIIFDSTNANTSLTCCLEIFDVGGQTPPNRHQWAIEMFFVLKGEGMAICDGKRVPIQAGDSLLVPPTGTHLIRNTGNSRLYTLTIMVPNEDFSELIRSGIPLELDAEDLAVLGRLDALVSC from the coding sequence ATGCGCGCTACTCGTTGTGTAATTCCGATTATTAAATCTCCTCAAGATTATCAAGTATATCGCATTAGCCCCCACGATACGAATCGGTTAGCAATTATCTTTGATTCCACAAATGCTAACACTTCTTTGACTTGCTGTTTAGAAATTTTTGATGTGGGTGGACAAACACCACCAAATCGCCATCAGTGGGCGATAGAAATGTTTTTCGTCTTAAAGGGTGAAGGAATGGCGATTTGCGATGGGAAGAGAGTTCCGATTCAAGCTGGAGATAGTTTATTAGTACCGCCAACTGGAACTCACTTAATTAGAAATACAGGTAATAGTCGATTGTACACATTAACAATTATGGTTCCTAATGAAGATTTCTCGGAACTAATTCGCAGTGGTATACCCTTGGAGTTAGATGCAGAAGATTTGGCTGTTTTGGGGAGATTAGATGCTTTAGTGTCTTGCTAA
- a CDS encoding lipopolysaccharide assembly protein LapB, translated as MIKYYITIFSIASVITGILFLTSQTLLSNSENSEKETQVSGQSVANVNSQTENPQDANNLLAQKNQWQQQLGILQQDLKKYRTNGNIEQEIRTLNNIVIIYIEINDYPKAIEYSYLAQSKLNQSNLSAEKKSFIEPELLIALGTIYADQGNYPQVLKITRKIAEIQNIRIGSLTAGIGDVEQKPGKKPVQQDVRKDAQSLYLIATTQQKRGKIREALRTAEEALKILKAGGEKEGEREVSEFINTLHQQL; from the coding sequence ATGATCAAATACTATATCACTATCTTTTCCATAGCTTCGGTTATCACAGGGATTTTATTTTTAACTAGTCAAACACTGTTGAGTAACAGTGAAAATAGTGAAAAAGAAACTCAAGTTTCTGGCCAATCAGTCGCAAATGTCAACTCACAAACTGAAAATCCCCAAGATGCCAATAATCTCTTAGCTCAAAAAAATCAGTGGCAACAACAATTAGGGATATTGCAACAAGATTTAAAAAAATATCGCACCAACGGCAATATTGAGCAAGAAATCCGAACACTAAATAACATTGTGATTATTTATATCGAAATCAATGACTATCCAAAAGCAATTGAATATTCATATTTAGCTCAATCAAAACTCAATCAATCAAATTTATCGGCAGAGAAAAAATCTTTCATTGAACCCGAATTACTAATTGCTCTAGGAACTATATATGCTGATCAGGGAAATTATCCTCAAGTTTTAAAAATTACTAGAAAAATAGCTGAAATCCAAAATATTCGCATAGGCTCGCTAACTGCTGGAATAGGTGATGTCGAGCAGAAACCTGGCAAAAAACCAGTACAACAAGATGTCAGAAAAGATGCCCAAAGTCTTTATCTAATAGCCACTACACAACAAAAACGCGGCAAAATTAGGGAAGCATTACGCACAGCCGAAGAAGCTTTAAAAATACTGAAAGCCGGAGGAGAGAAAGAGGGTGAAAGAGAAGTTAGTGAATTTATTAATACCTTGCATCAGCAGTTATAG